One genomic region from Siniperca chuatsi isolate FFG_IHB_CAS linkage group LG18, ASM2008510v1, whole genome shotgun sequence encodes:
- the LOC122865808 gene encoding bone morphogenetic protein 6-like, translated as MSFSFIVIMMLLGSSVVIAFVLQPSKEEPAASANSPVSHHRCQHESLQSIRKGLLRALNLQTEPQLPAGGLDGVKNQWRSTFSNNAHRAKDTTVLAVSGYSVSPDGGNSTSELKCCSMASEIFMKDLGWDNWVIHPASLTMVQCALCNPEVNAVQCPSSRTNVQDADSQVQVPCCQPTSQEIVPVIYVDEFSALTISSVQLARSCGCGHGNLQQPSKD; from the exons ATGTCCTTTTCATTCATTGTCATCATGATGCTTCTTGGCTCATCAGTGGTGATTGCATTTGTCTTGCAGCCATCCAAGGAAGAACCTGCAGCCTCTGCAAACTCTCCTGTTTCCCACCACAG GTGCCAGCATGAGTCATTGCAGTCCATCAGGAAGGGTCTCCTCAGGGCTCTCAACTTGCAGActgagccacagctgcctgCTGGTGGGCTGGACGGTGTCAAAAATCAATggaggagcaccttcagcaatAACGCTCACAGAGCCAAGGACACTACAG TTCTAGCGGTCTCTGGCTACTCTGTGTCACCTGATGGTGGAAACAGTACAAGTGAACTGAAGTGCTGTTCCATGGCCTCTGAGATCTTCATGAAAG ATCTGGGCTGGGACAACTGGGTGATCCATCCTGCCAGCCTTACCATGGTTCAGTGTGCACTCTGCAACCCCGAAGTGAACGCAGTGCAATGTCCATCATCCCGCACCAATGTCCAGGATGCCGACTCACAG GTCCAGGTGCCATGTTGTCAGCCCACCTCCCAGGAAATAGTGCCTGTCATCTACGTGGATGAATTCAGCGCCCTCACCATTTCCTCTGTGCAGCTGGCCCGCAGCTGCGGCTGTGGACATGGCAACCTCCAGCAGCCCAGCAAAgactaa